From the genome of Streptomyces sp. SID8374:
TACGCGCACCAGCAGCAGCGTCCACCCGCGCACCCGCACCCGCCGAGCCTGCCGCACCCGGACCGATCCGAAGGAGCTCGCACCATGACCCTCACCCTCATCGACCGAACCCGCCGTACGGACGACGCCACCGACCGGGGCGCGGCCCCCGAGGCGGCGGCCCCTGAGCCGGCCCCCGCCCAGGCCCCCGAAGCCGCTCCGCGCCGGGCCGCCGGCCGGGAGGCGGACGGGCTCGCCGTCGCCTCCTTCGTCCTCAGCCTCGTCGGCCTGCTGGCGTTCAACCTGCTGCTGGGCCCCACCGCGATCGTGATGGCGCTGCTCTCCCTGGCCCGTCGCACCCGCCGCCCCGGCCGCGCCTACCTCGGCCTCGCACTCGGTGTCGCCGACCTCGTCGTGCTGGCCGTCCTGGTCACCGTCAACGGCACGGTCGCCTGGAACTTCGGCGCCTGACACGGGCACAGCCGAGCCGCTCACCCCGCTCCGGATCGGGCTCCGGACCGGGTTCCGGGCGGGTCCGCGCACCCCCGTGCGAGCGTGCGCGGCCACCGCACCGTGACGCGCCCGCCATGCGCCCCGCCCCGGACTCGTAGAATCGGCCCCACCATGGCCTACCTCGACCACGCCGCGACCACGCCGATGCTTCCCGAAGCGATCGAGGCGATGACCGCCCAGCTCTCCGTCACCGGCAACGCGTCCTCCCTGCACGCGGCCGGGCGCAGGGCCCGCCGCACCGTCGAGGAGTCCAGAGAAACCCTCGCCGACGCCCTCGGCGCACGCCCCAGCGAGGTGGTCCTCACCTCCGGCGGCACGGAGGCCGACAACCTCGCCGTCAAGGGCCTGTACTGGTCCCGCCGCGACGCCGATCCCCGCCGCACCCGGGTCCTCACCGGCCCCGTGGAGCACCACGCCGTCCTGGACGCCGTCGACTGGCTCGCCGAGCACGAGGGCGCGACCGTCGACCACCTCCCGGTCGACCGCTACGGCCGGGTCCACCCCGAGGACCTGCGCGAGGCGGTCCTCCGCAACCCCGACGACGTCGCGATGATCACCGTGATGTGGGCCAACAACGAGATCGGCACGATCATGCCGGTACGGGAACTGGCCGCGGTCGCTGCCGAGTTCGGGATCCCGATGCACGCCGACGCGGTCCAGGCCTTCGGCCAGCTGGAGGTCGGCTTCGCCGCCTCCGGGCTGGCCGCGATGACGGTCAGCGGCCACAAGATCGGCGGCCCGTTCGGCATCGGCGCGCTGCTGCTGGGCCGCGACCACACCCCCGTACCCGTGCTGCACGGCGGCGGCCAGGAGCGGCATGTGCGCTCCGGCACCCTGGACGTGCCCGCCGTCGCCTCCTTCGCGGTCGCGGGACGGCTGGCCGCCGAGCGGCGCGAGCACTTCGCCCGGCGCGTCGGCGGACTGCGCGACGACCTGATCGCCGCCGTGCGCCACGCCGTCCCGGACGCCGTCCTCGGCGGCGACCCGGACCCGGCCGGGCGGCTCCCGGCCAACGCCCACTTCAGCTTCCCCGGCTGCGAGGGTGACTCGCTCCTCCTCCTGCTGGACGCCCAGGGCATCGAGTGCTCCACCGGCTCCGCCTGCACCGCCGGGATCGCCCAGCCCAGCCACGTACTCCTGGCCACCGGCACCGACCCGGACCTGGCCCGGGGCACCCTGCGCTTCTCGCTCGGCCACACCTCCACCGAGGAGGACGTCAAGGCGCTGGCCCAGGCGATCGGCCCGGCGGTGGAGCGGGCGCGGACGGCCGGGCTCAGCTGAGAGGGGCCGCTACTCCGCGCGCGTGACGGAAGGCGAGGGGGCCGGGGTGGGCGGTGCCGTAGCCGCCCGCTGCACCAGCTTCAGATAGCGGTCCCAGTCCCAGTGCGGCCCCGGGTCGGTGTGGTCGGTGCCCGGGACCTCCACATGCCCGATGATGTGCTCCCGGTCGATGGGTATGTCGTACCGTGCGCAGATAGACGCCGTGAGCCGCGCCGACGACTCGTACATCGCCTTCGTGAGGTCCTTGGGCCGGTCGACGAACCCCTCGTGCTCGATGCCGACGGCGCGCTCGTTGAAGGAGCGGTTGCCCGCCTGGTACGCCACGTCCAGCTCGCGGATCATCTGCACCACCCGCCCGTCCTGGCCCACGATGTAGTGCGTCGCGGCCCGGTGGGCGGGGTCCTGGAAGACCCGCACGGCGCTGTCGAAGCTGCCCTGGGTGACATGGATGATCACGCGGTCGATCCGGAAGTCGTCCGGGCGGTCCGCCCGCCGCCAGTTCGCCTCGGACGCGGCGACCCAGGTGGCGGCCGCGTAGTCCAGCTCACCGGCCTTGCGGGGCTTCTCCACGCCGGGCACCCGCCACCACGCCCGCCGCACATCGTCGCGCGCGAGCACGGCGGCGGTGCCGGCCGCCACCACCGCACCGCCGCCGACCAGCAGCGCACGCCGGCTGACGCCGCCCGCGGCCTTCTTCCGCGACGACCCGCCCGAGGGCTTCTCCGACGCCCGGGTACTCCCGTTGTTCCCCATGTGATCGTCAACGCATATCCGCGAGCGTTCGGTTCCCGGCGACCCGTACCCTGGAGGGGCTATGACTCAGACTTCCCAGCGCCCCCTGCGTGTCCTCGCCGCGATGTCGGGCGGCGTGGACTCCGCCGTCGCCGCGGCCCGTGCCGCCGAGGCGGGCCACGACGTGACCGGTGTCCACCTCGCCCTCTCCGCGAACCCCCAGTCCTTCCGGACCGGGGCGCGCGGCTGTTGCACCATCGAGGACTCCCGGGACGCCCGCCGCGCGGCCGACGTCATCGGTATCCCGTTCTACGTCTGGGACCTCGCGGAACGTTTCCGCGAGGACGTCGTGGACGACTTCGTCGCGGAGTACGAGGCCGGGCGCACGCCCAACCCCTGCCTGCGCTGCAACGAGAAGATCAAGTTCGCCGCCCTGCTGGACAAGGCCCTCGCCCTCGGCTTCGACGCCGTCTGCACCGGCCACTACGCCACGGTCGTGCTCGCCGAGGACGGGAGCCGCGAGCTGCACCGCGCCTCCGACATGGCCAAGGACCAGAGCTATGTGCTGGGCGTCCTGGACGAGAAGCAGCTCGCCCACGCCATGTTCCCGCTCGGCGACACCCTCACCACCAAGGACGAGATCCGCGCCGAGGCCGAGCGCCGGGGCCTGGCCGTCGCCAAGAAGCCCGACAGCCACGACATCTGCTTCATCGCCGACGGCGACACCCAGGGCTTCCTGGCGAACCGCCTCGGCGGCCCGGCCGAGGGCGACATCCTCGACGAGTCCGGTACGAAGCTGGGCACCCACGACGGTGCGTTCGGCTTCACCATCGGCCAGCGCAAGGGCCTGAAGATCGGCCACCCCGCCCCCGACGGCAAGCCGCGCTACGTGCTGGACATCTCCCCGGTGAACAACACGGTCACCGTCGGCCCGGTCGAGGCCCTCGACGTGACCTCGCTGACCGCCATCAAGCCGCGCTGGTGCGGAACGCCCCCGTCCGGCCCGGGGACGTACACCGCGCAGCTCCGCGCCCACGGCGGCGAGACCGAGGTGACGGCCGAGCTGGTGGACGGCGAGCTGAACGTCACGTTCACCGAGCCGGTACGGGGCGTGGCCCCCGGCCAGGCGGTCGTCCTGTACGACGGCACGCGCGTGGTCGGCTCGGCCACCATCGCGACGACGGTGCGGCGCGAGCGGGTGCCGACGGGGGCCTGACGCCCCGGTTCACGACGCCTGGCGTACGTATACGTCCCGGGCGAAGAAGTCCGCCAGCACCGGGGCCAGCACCTGGGGCGCCACCTCGCGCATCTGGCCCGTCAGCGTACGGTGCCGGGCGCGCGGCAGGGCGTCGGCGAGAGTCCGGGTGGCGGCCCGGGCCCGGGCCGAGCTGAAGCCGCCGCAGACCACCAGCGTGCGGGCGGAGACGGCGGCGAACCGCTCGGCCGGGACCGCCCCGTCGCCCAGCACCGCGTCGTCGTACGCCAGCGTGTGCGCCAGCGCCTCCAGGCCCGGCCACAGGGGCGCGCGCCGCATCCGGTCCACCGTCGCCGCGTCGACGCCCGTCGCCGTGAGGAACAGCTCCACCGCCCCGGCCCGGTCCCCGGCCGCCAGCAGCCGGTGCAGCCGCTCGGTGCAGCGGGCCTTGAAGCGGAGGCCGGAGGCGCCGGGGGTGTACGGCGGTTCGTAGACGGCGAGCAGATCGACGGGGAGCCCGGCGGCGGCCGCTTCCAGGGCCAGCGCCCCGCCGGAGGACA
Proteins encoded in this window:
- a CDS encoding cysteine desulfurase family protein — its product is MAYLDHAATTPMLPEAIEAMTAQLSVTGNASSLHAAGRRARRTVEESRETLADALGARPSEVVLTSGGTEADNLAVKGLYWSRRDADPRRTRVLTGPVEHHAVLDAVDWLAEHEGATVDHLPVDRYGRVHPEDLREAVLRNPDDVAMITVMWANNEIGTIMPVRELAAVAAEFGIPMHADAVQAFGQLEVGFAASGLAAMTVSGHKIGGPFGIGALLLGRDHTPVPVLHGGGQERHVRSGTLDVPAVASFAVAGRLAAERREHFARRVGGLRDDLIAAVRHAVPDAVLGGDPDPAGRLPANAHFSFPGCEGDSLLLLLDAQGIECSTGSACTAGIAQPSHVLLATGTDPDLARGTLRFSLGHTSTEEDVKALAQAIGPAVERARTAGLS
- a CDS encoding peptidoglycan recognition family protein, with the translated sequence MGNNGSTRASEKPSGGSSRKKAAGGVSRRALLVGGGAVVAAGTAAVLARDDVRRAWWRVPGVEKPRKAGELDYAAATWVAASEANWRRADRPDDFRIDRVIIHVTQGSFDSAVRVFQDPAHRAATHYIVGQDGRVVQMIRELDVAYQAGNRSFNERAVGIEHEGFVDRPKDLTKAMYESSARLTASICARYDIPIDREHIIGHVEVPGTDHTDPGPHWDWDRYLKLVQRAATAPPTPAPSPSVTRAE
- the mnmA gene encoding tRNA 2-thiouridine(34) synthase MnmA, with translation MTQTSQRPLRVLAAMSGGVDSAVAAARAAEAGHDVTGVHLALSANPQSFRTGARGCCTIEDSRDARRAADVIGIPFYVWDLAERFREDVVDDFVAEYEAGRTPNPCLRCNEKIKFAALLDKALALGFDAVCTGHYATVVLAEDGSRELHRASDMAKDQSYVLGVLDEKQLAHAMFPLGDTLTTKDEIRAEAERRGLAVAKKPDSHDICFIADGDTQGFLANRLGGPAEGDILDESGTKLGTHDGAFGFTIGQRKGLKIGHPAPDGKPRYVLDISPVNNTVTVGPVEALDVTSLTAIKPRWCGTPPSGPGTYTAQLRAHGGETEVTAELVDGELNVTFTEPVRGVAPGQAVVLYDGTRVVGSATIATTVRRERVPTGA
- a CDS encoding alpha/beta fold hydrolase gives rise to the protein MDRILSADSTPIACRRQGEGPPLVLVGGALSTAATDAPLAALLAPRFTVVTYDRRGRGASGEAGGGGAEGVRREIEDLSAVVRAAGPGASVFGMSSGGALALEAAAAGLPVDLLAVYEPPYTPGASGLRFKARCTERLHRLLAAGDRAGAVELFLTATGVDAATVDRMRRAPLWPGLEALAHTLAYDDAVLGDGAVPAERFAAVSARTLVVCGGFSSARARAATRTLADALPRARHRTLTGQMREVAPQVLAPVLADFFARDVYVRQAS